A genomic region of Anopheles coustani chromosome 3, idAnoCousDA_361_x.2, whole genome shotgun sequence contains the following coding sequences:
- the LOC131269335 gene encoding uncharacterized protein LOC131269335 yields MYKFFLLLATVATCATALHYGDEGIDVKINVEKNSNSYLSGRLPQGSFEYGLDVVKQKDNHFQHKVKGPDDVTYGCYGFVDPDGKPHLVHYVSDLKGYRIVPPESATKIYISRLERSINNVYQASQEKNVQWKDLFFPPACQQLYREQKVATTPRPTPRVFTTTRRPAPTPPRRVAPATTTTPAPVEPEPSSSNLCPSVVQVPPANLAPQPACSAVCDELKSELADIKSKLKTLLDALAEKPSGKAGPKGKGNATFAYFPVMLSDGLPEGVDADSAKFAFPAVPQQCGRQ; encoded by the exons ATGTACAAGTTTTTCTTATTG TTGGCGACGGTGGCAACGTGCGCCACAGCTCTGCACTACGGCGATGAGGGTATCGACGTGAAGATCAACGTGGAGAAGAACTCCAACTCGTACCTGTCCGGGCGGCTGCCGCAGGGTTCGTTCGAGTACGGGCTGGACGTGGTGAAGCAAAAGGACAACCACTTCCAGCACAAGGTGAAGGGACCGGACGATGTGACGTACGGTTGCTACGGGTTCGTCGATCCGGACGGCAAGCCGCACCTGGTGCACTACGTGTCCGACCTGAAGGGCTACCGCATCGTACCGCCGGAGTCCGCCACCAAAATCTACATCTCGCGTCTCGAGCGAAGCAT TAACAACGTCTACCAGGCCTCGCAGGAGAAGAACGTGCAGTGGAAGGACCTGTTTTTCCCACCCGCCTGTCAGCAGCTGTACAGGGAGCAGAAGGTAGCGACCACTCCCCGACCGACACCTCGCGTCTTCACCACCACCCGTCGCCCGGCCCCAACCCCACCGCGTCGTGTAGCCCCCGCGACTACCACCACCCCCGCACCGGTCGAGCCGGAGCCGAGCTCGAGCAACCTCTGCCCGTCGGTCGTGCAGGTCCCGCCAGCCAACCTCGCTCCCCAGCCCGCCTGTTCCGCCGTGTGCGACGAGCTGAAGAGCGAGCTGGCCGACATCAAGTCGAAGCTGAAGACGCTGCTGGATGCGCTGGCGGAGAAACCGAGCGGCAAGGCCGGTCCGAAGGGCAAGGGCAACGCCACGTTCGCCTACTTCCCGGTGATGCTGAGTGACGGGCTGCCGGAGGGCGTCGACGCCGATTCGGCCAAGTTCGCCTTCCCGGCCGTCCCGCAGCAGTGCGGCCGCCAGTGA